In the Sarcophilus harrisii chromosome 1, mSarHar1.11, whole genome shotgun sequence genome, one interval contains:
- the TRAPPC5 gene encoding trafficking protein particle complex subunit 5 isoform X1, with protein sequence MEPASLYFTGAENEAQQGCSYHPEAMDARFTRGKSAILERSLVRPKTEVSLSAFSLLFSELVQYCQNRVYSVAELQARLAELGQQVGARVLDGLATREKGGRRETRVLGALLFVKGAVWRALFGKEADKLEQANDDDKTYYIIEREPLINTYISVPKENSTLNCASFTAGVVEAVLTHSGFPAKVTAHWHKGTTLMIKFDEAVIARDRALDGR encoded by the exons ATGGAGCCCGCCTCCCTTTATTTCACAGGTGCCGAAAATGAGGCCCAGCAAG GTTGTTCCTACCACCCTGAGGCCATGGATGCAAGATTCACAAGGGGGAAGTCAGCCATCCTGGAGCGGTCCCTAGTGAGGCCCAAGACGGAGGTGAGCCTGAGTGCCTTCTCCCTGCTGTTCTCAGAGCTGGTTCAGTATTGCCAGAACCGCGTATACTCGGTGGCAGAGCTGCAGGCACGGCTGGCAGAGCTGGGTCAGCAGGTGGGCGCGCGAGTGCTGGACGGTCTGGCCACTCGGGAGAAGGGCGGCCGACGGGAGACCCGGGTCCTGGGCGCGCTGCTCTTCGTCAAGGGGGCAGTGTGGCGGGCCCTCTTTGGCAAGGAGGCAGACAAGTTGGAACAAGCCAATGATGACGACAAGACCTACTACATCATCGAGCGCGAACCACTCATCAACACCTACATCTCCGTGCCCAAAGAGAACAGCACGCTCAACTGTGCCAGCTTCACAGCAGGTGTAGTGGAAGCTGTGCTCACCCACAGTGGCTTTCCTGCCAAGGTCACTGCCCACTGGCACAAGGGGACCACCCTCATGATCAAGTTCGATGAGGCTGTCATTGCCCGGGACCGGGCGCTGGATGGTCGCTGA
- the TRAPPC5 gene encoding trafficking protein particle complex subunit 5 isoform X2: MDARFTRGKSAILERSLVRPKTEVSLSAFSLLFSELVQYCQNRVYSVAELQARLAELGQQVGARVLDGLATREKGGRRETRVLGALLFVKGAVWRALFGKEADKLEQANDDDKTYYIIEREPLINTYISVPKENSTLNCASFTAGVVEAVLTHSGFPAKVTAHWHKGTTLMIKFDEAVIARDRALDGR; the protein is encoded by the coding sequence ATGGATGCAAGATTCACAAGGGGGAAGTCAGCCATCCTGGAGCGGTCCCTAGTGAGGCCCAAGACGGAGGTGAGCCTGAGTGCCTTCTCCCTGCTGTTCTCAGAGCTGGTTCAGTATTGCCAGAACCGCGTATACTCGGTGGCAGAGCTGCAGGCACGGCTGGCAGAGCTGGGTCAGCAGGTGGGCGCGCGAGTGCTGGACGGTCTGGCCACTCGGGAGAAGGGCGGCCGACGGGAGACCCGGGTCCTGGGCGCGCTGCTCTTCGTCAAGGGGGCAGTGTGGCGGGCCCTCTTTGGCAAGGAGGCAGACAAGTTGGAACAAGCCAATGATGACGACAAGACCTACTACATCATCGAGCGCGAACCACTCATCAACACCTACATCTCCGTGCCCAAAGAGAACAGCACGCTCAACTGTGCCAGCTTCACAGCAGGTGTAGTGGAAGCTGTGCTCACCCACAGTGGCTTTCCTGCCAAGGTCACTGCCCACTGGCACAAGGGGACCACCCTCATGATCAAGTTCGATGAGGCTGTCATTGCCCGGGACCGGGCGCTGGATGGTCGCTGA
- the FCER2 gene encoding low affinity immunoglobulin epsilon Fc receptor isoform X1 produces the protein MEPEAKWNSYSDQVEIRRMSPRSQGFTKLPGQKTCGKSMYLLIFVLLISVVLWGTLLFLFLIRYKEITQDLEKLQKSCVPHNDSGTVTIIKQLQVDQWDFKNNISQLSKTLNKLQEDQTTMRSKGTQVSDQLDRLEKDSTAFKSQVLNEKNDANQAREKLQEEIQKLWMEFHKANASRLPPRLDSLEEDPTAKPTQGSVCTNCPEDWQLFQKKCYFFGKEPKTWSQAKFACINLQSRLVSIKSREEQSFLTKNANNKGCWIGLRDLDREGEFQWMDESPLNYTNWSPGEPNNQGQGEDCVAMRPFNGKWNDAYCRGYQDSWICEKLATC, from the exons ATGGAGCCGGAGGCCAAGTGGAACAGCTACTCAGACCAAGTGGAAATCAGAAGGATGTCCCCAAGAAGTCAGG GATTCACTAAGCTGCCAGGCCAGAAGACCTGTGGGAAGAGTATGTACCTCCTTATTTTTGTGCTGCTGATCTCCGTGGTCCTGTGGGGAACCCTTCTCTTCTTGTTCTTAATCCGGT ACAAAGAGATAACCCAGGATTTGGAGAAGCTTCAGAAGTCCTGTGTGCCTCACAATG aCTCTGGGACTGTGACTATCATCAAGCAGCTACAGGTGGATCAATGGGACTTCAAAAATAATA TCTCTCAGCTCTCCAAGACCCTGAACAAACTCCAGGAAGACCAGACAACCATGAGATCTAAAG GTACTCAGGTGTCTGACCAACTGGACAGACTTGAAAAAGACAGCACAGCCTTCAAATCGCAGG TGCTGAATGAGAAGAATGACGCCAATCAAGCTCGGGAGAAACTGCAGGAAGAGATCCAGAAGCTCTGGATGGAATTCCATAAGGCGAATG CTTCTCGGCTTCCCCCACGACTGGACAGCCTTGAAGAAGACCCCACAGCCAAGCCAACCCAGG GCTCTGTCTGCACAAACTGCCCAGAAGACTGGCAACTCTTCCAGAAGAAATGCTACTTTTTTGGGAAGGAGCCCAAGACATGGTCCCAGGCCAAGTTTGCCTGCATCAACCTTCAAAGCCGGCTAGTCAGCATTAAAAGCAGAGAGGAGCAG TCCTTCCTAACCAAGAACGCCAATAACAAAGGTTGTTGGATTGGCCTCCGAGACCTGGACAGAGAGGGAGAGTTCCAATGGATGGATGAGAGTCCCCTGAACTACAC CAACTGGAGCCCAGGAGAGCCCAACAACCAGGGTCAGGGGGAGGACTGCGTGGCGATGCGTCCCTTCAATGGCAAATGGAATGATGCCTACTGCCGGGGGTACCAGGATAGCTGGATCTGCGAGAAGCTGGCTACATGCTGA
- the FCER2 gene encoding low affinity immunoglobulin epsilon Fc receptor isoform X2 — MEPEAKWNSYSDQVEIRRMSPRSQGFTKLPGQKTCGKSMYLLIFVLLISVVLWGTLLFLFLIRYKEITQDLEKLQKSCVPHNDSGTVTIIKQLQVDQWDFKNNISQLSKTLNKLQEDQTTMRSKGTQVSDQLDRLEKDSTAFKSQVLNEKNDANQAREKLQEEIQKLWMEFHKANGSVCTNCPEDWQLFQKKCYFFGKEPKTWSQAKFACINLQSRLVSIKSREEQSFLTKNANNKGCWIGLRDLDREGEFQWMDESPLNYTNWSPGEPNNQGQGEDCVAMRPFNGKWNDAYCRGYQDSWICEKLATC; from the exons ATGGAGCCGGAGGCCAAGTGGAACAGCTACTCAGACCAAGTGGAAATCAGAAGGATGTCCCCAAGAAGTCAGG GATTCACTAAGCTGCCAGGCCAGAAGACCTGTGGGAAGAGTATGTACCTCCTTATTTTTGTGCTGCTGATCTCCGTGGTCCTGTGGGGAACCCTTCTCTTCTTGTTCTTAATCCGGT ACAAAGAGATAACCCAGGATTTGGAGAAGCTTCAGAAGTCCTGTGTGCCTCACAATG aCTCTGGGACTGTGACTATCATCAAGCAGCTACAGGTGGATCAATGGGACTTCAAAAATAATA TCTCTCAGCTCTCCAAGACCCTGAACAAACTCCAGGAAGACCAGACAACCATGAGATCTAAAG GTACTCAGGTGTCTGACCAACTGGACAGACTTGAAAAAGACAGCACAGCCTTCAAATCGCAGG TGCTGAATGAGAAGAATGACGCCAATCAAGCTCGGGAGAAACTGCAGGAAGAGATCCAGAAGCTCTGGATGGAATTCCATAAGGCGAATG GCTCTGTCTGCACAAACTGCCCAGAAGACTGGCAACTCTTCCAGAAGAAATGCTACTTTTTTGGGAAGGAGCCCAAGACATGGTCCCAGGCCAAGTTTGCCTGCATCAACCTTCAAAGCCGGCTAGTCAGCATTAAAAGCAGAGAGGAGCAG TCCTTCCTAACCAAGAACGCCAATAACAAAGGTTGTTGGATTGGCCTCCGAGACCTGGACAGAGAGGGAGAGTTCCAATGGATGGATGAGAGTCCCCTGAACTACAC CAACTGGAGCCCAGGAGAGCCCAACAACCAGGGTCAGGGGGAGGACTGCGTGGCGATGCGTCCCTTCAATGGCAAATGGAATGATGCCTACTGCCGGGGGTACCAGGATAGCTGGATCTGCGAGAAGCTGGCTACATGCTGA